The stretch of DNA GATTTACAAAACACGCAAAAAACAGAGCTATGCGGGTATTTAGCACGTAATGCCATACATTTTGCGACGTGGGTCCCCATCCAAATAAAATACGGCAAACAAATGGACTGCGCTTCAAGTTGAGCCGCGAACATTATTAGAGCTATACAAAAATGGCGAGGCACTTGTTAGCTAACGGCTCAAGAAACATCCAGTCCTTTCTTTTGGTTCATACCTTCTCAAAGCGGCATTGCTGGTTAGATTATAGAGCGCCTCATGATACATATCAGGAGTAGATATAACCGTTAGGTGCAGAGACAATCCCCAAGGCGGACAACGGCAGCCacagaaagctgaaaacaCGTTGGAAGATAAGACACCGGGTCGTGAGTGGTGAATTCCCATAGCAAAGTTAACTGGCGTGCCGGCGCTAAAGACAGAGGCTTCTCCGTCTTTGAAATGAAATGCCGTTGCACAAATAGCGAAGATTAGCCTGAGTCGGACCGCAATAGAAGAACGGACAGATGGCCTACGAGAGGAACGCATGTTGCGATTGCGAACGGACAGACGCCGAGGTATATTGAAATCTCACGACCATATGGAAAAGGCCTAAGTTGGAGCGGACCCGTGGTGAGCTCGGTGTTTGAAAGATGGATCAGAAACTGGCCCTTGCTGTGAGATCAGACATTTCAACAGAATGAAGAGGAATAGTATAGATATCAGTTTCTGAGTTTTGAGGTATAGATAGCCAAATGCCACTTGACAATATCCGGTACAACGAAGGGGTCGTGGATCAAAGAATAAAAATAGGGGCTTCCGTGTTTGCTAGAAACAAACGTCCAAGTAACGCGTCACGCAGTTACGCGTCGCGAAAACGCTATCACGTGGTACCAACCAGTCTTTGTTGAAGACGTCGATAATAATGGCCCCCGCGCGTCGAGCTCGCTCGCCATCTGCTGCTCAGCCCAACTACGCGGACACTACAGACGAGGACTCAGAACAAGAAACACCACGGCCCCATAAATCCCTTCTTAAGAAACGCCTCAGTGAGGTGTACCACCCAGATAACGATGGAGCCTCAGGCTCAGATCAATCTAACCGCCCGCCACTGAGGGCAGTTAATATCAACGACGATGCGGctgagaagaggaggaggaggaagagtaCTAAGCATGCTGTTATTGATAGCAGTGTGCTTGCTGGACCTTCTTCTGAGACGATGCAAACCCAGGAAGTCCCCGAACCTGCGCGAGGGGGCAAGCAAAAAACACTTCAATCAATCACACCCCTTTCCATTAATGTGGATATGGATGTaatgtcttcaaattttGAAGAATGGATGAAAATGGCGACGGACAATGTGTGTTTCTTTCATAAACGTTATTCGAGACACGCTAACGGATCCTTTGATTTAACAGAAAATCAATGCGTCAAACTCATGGAATTTCGCCCTCATTGATTATTTCCATGATATGTCACTGCTTAGGAACAATGACGACAATTCCATCAACTTTCAACGCGCTTCATATACCCTTGATGGTTGCGTGAAAATTTGGACAAGTCGCGTGGATAGTGTTGGAACAGAAACGGGCAAACTACTCAGCAATCTTGAAACTGGCGGAAAACTAGATGAAGGAGACGATGGCGATAACTCCGATAATCCAGACGGCGACGGCACGCAAGCCAAGAAGCGCAAAGCCAATCGTGGCACCGGTGCAACTTTGGCCAAAGATCCTGCTTCGTTGAAGAACAAGAAACCAGATTTAGAGTTTGCAGTTGATCCTTTGTTCAAAAAAACCTGCGCAGACTTCGATGAAGGTGGTGCTAGTGGCTTGCTGCTGAACCACTTGTCTCTGGGTATTGGCTCAGAAGGTTGCATGCGGGTCATTTTCGATGCTAGTGACCCTATGGGcaaagttgaagaagaggacatCATCGAGGAAccagaagatgaaattgatCTAACTTTCCTGCGAAGTATGTTATATTCTCGATTCACGACAATTATCCTTGTCCTAATTTTCTTTAATAGAACATTTCTTGCCCGATTTGTCTGTACTTGAAGACAAAGCGATTTCGCACTCCCTTTCCGAGTTTGCATTTGCCAAGGGTCCCATAAATCTTAATGATATGACATATCTGAACAACGCAGTGCTcgataatgatgatgatgatgaaagcaATGATCAAAATTTCGGCACAAACATGGACGGAGTTGGTGGCAACGAACCTCCGGTCGAGGATTTCTTCATTGGAGCTGATGCAGTAAACGATGACTTCGGAGGCGACATGGGAGATGACTACGGTGGCGATAACGGATCGAATAATGGGTCGGTCGGTCCTATTGGCGATGCTGAACAAACAGCGGCAGGTCCGATGGGAATCGTGCCATTTGACCCAAGATACCAGCCAAACACGCGTGAACTTACGCTTGCTATGAATGCAGATGGAGGTGCCTTTGATTACTTTGATCCAAACCTACTCAAGAACTGGGCTGGTCCGGAACATTGGAAGCTGAGGAAGAATATTCGTAAACGTAAGTGGATTTTTTTATCTTATTCTACGACCAATCTAACAATGTGATTGCTATCAGCGGAAGCAGAGGCGGGTGCTGCCAAACCTAACAAGaggcagaagaaagaggccgTCAAGATCGACTTTACGACACCATCAGCAAAAGACGCTAAAGAAATTGCTAAAGATCTGTTTGCTCCTGTAACTGGGAAAGGTGCGAGTATCAACCTTCCGGGCACAGGTACAACCGCGGgcaaaaaaggcaaaaagaagaaagagaaacggGACGATCATAGATTACCAGATGATATGCATTTCTCCGACCAACAGCTCGTCTCTTTGTTCTTGAAGCCTAAATTCAGGGTTTGTCATTTTAtctttatttcattttctttccaacTGACTATTTCTTTCAATAATGAATTTGGCTAATAGCTTCAAATGCGCGGTACCAGCAAGAGAGGAAATGTCGCTGAAGGTGAAATCGACGAAAACTTCTGGGCTCAGGCAGCCGCCAATCAAGCCGCCAATCGTGACTATGACCCTGATGCCGACGAAAGTAAGCAAATCCCCATAATCGAATAAAATACCATCGTATTTAAATAGAATCTATAATATTCTGTCTGTTTTAGGCGCTCCCGCACCCTTTAACACACAATTCTTCCATGAAGATGACTTTGGTGGAGGGTTCGACGATGGGTTCGACGCTGATGTGGGCGGAATGGCAGACGAAGATGCTGGAGAACAAGATTTGCTGGCTGCTACTCAAGGTCAGACAAGACGTGTTAAACCACAAGCCGTAAATTACACGAAACGGGCGAAACGCGTTGACGTAAGGAAGTTGAAGGAGAACATCTGGAAAGGTCTTGATATCGTTGTGGCCAAGAAAAAGCCGCGTGTccgtgaagaagatggcaTGGTAACTACTTTCATAGCACCTACCCTACGAAACAGAATCTTACATCATATTCCCTCTTAGGATGTGGAcccagaagatgaagaaggccAGACTGGGCTCACTGATCCCAACGACTCACGACAATTCAGTCAGGTCATCTCAGGCCTGCAACAATCTTACCCACCCGACAAAATGGAGGAAATCAGCACGAGTTTCTGCTTCATTTGTCTACTTCATTTGGCTAACGAACAAGGTCTCAAGCTTGAATCAACTGCTCAGGACAAGCCTACTGTCAATGAACCTGTTCAGGAAGAATCTGATGAGTCAAAAATTGGGAATATCTGGGATATCAAGGTGTGTTTTTACTCCAATTTCTCAGTAATCACTCCTAATCTTATTTCCTTGTTAGATATATCGAGACCCAAATGCGACGCAGTCAGCATAATGCGAAGTCTGTATGATATTTTACATTACATTAAGTTATATctttccatccatccatccattctATCTTGTCTCTTTCTCAGGTTATCGATCGAACATACAGTTATAGGCACCCCTAATCTTTTGTTGTATAACACCGTAAATCAAAATCTTGGAACCATATTTCGTTCAAGCGCCTTTCCCGTGCATTGTACCATACTTCTTTTGATATACATTGTTGACATCATTTGATGTAGACTTATCATACTTGTGTGTATAAATTAAGGCATTAACTGTGATATATATCGGTTTTCTATCTATTTACGTTGCATAGGCATGtaggtttgttttttttttttttttcttttaatTTTCTGAGCAGACATAGAGGGGACACAAGTTCTAAAAATACAAATTGGCAGACAGGATACTAAAGCTACAGATGGAGGAGACTCAAGAGGCTGGTTATATCGATACAATGTCGAGAATGCTACACAACCCAAAGGAGGAATCCAAGGGTCGAAAGACGATGTGGTGGTATACAAGGAAATGATGGATCATGGAGGTTTGCGTGAAAGCGTTGTTGAAATCAAAGAGGTTACTGGCGCTCAGTGCTTGGAGACCCATGCACTCCAGAGACTCTCATAGCGTTTCTGGTGGCGAGAGCTGTACTCGATGTACTTGGAAAACGCCTTTTTGGGAAGCTCAAGTATGCCTTGGGAGGCGATGCGGCTGGCGTCCATGGGCGGGAGGACAGTCAAAAGATCGGAGGAGCAGATGCGCGCAATGGGGACCTCGGTGGGGAGGAAAACGCCCTCTCCGAAGGGTGTGTAAGTGCGGACCTCGAGATATTTCTCGCGTGTGGTGTGTGTGCGCGCAGCTATGAGCATAGAATAAGCTTGGTTGCTATTACGGATAGCATGCGCTGATAATTACCTTGAACGATCATGACTTGGTTCTTGACAAGAGCCACAGCGATGCTTCCGTCGGCGaacatggtggtggtgtggtgGATTATGGGTATGTATGGGTATTATATAGCTCGTAAACGAGTATGAAAACTGCCGCTTTAAGTCTGTTGGAAAGAGTGACAAGAGACGGAGGCAATCAGAGGGCTTGGATTTGATCATAATCCACACAGTACCTTTATAGATTGCCAGGTTATTGTTTTCTCTCCGGAGAAGCATTGACAGATTCACTGAGCGAATATTGTAGAACAAGGCACCTAGTGCCGGCCAGCTTCCGGAGATTGAACTAGTGGATATTTCGTGTTCCAGGTATCACCGGAGCGAGCGGACAAGGGAAAGGGCATGAGGTAGCGCGAACAAGGTAAGAAGCATAGTGGCGTGCCTTATTTAGATGAAGGCACAAAGTAGACTCTCTGTTTGGCTTGAAAGTCTACTTACAACGAACAAACACTTTCCTCTCCTTGACTCTTACTGCATCTGTCATTACCTATGTTCTTGTACATTATCTTTCACTTTATGCACAGTCACTCTCCCATAGCTTTTCCCCCGCTTCAAGTCGACGCCCAATCTACAACTCCAAGATTCCTATCGGAAAAGACTCGGTTCTCAGGCATCCCCGATTCCTGTTCTTTCCTATTGTTCGACGATTGAACAATAAACGTTATACAATTAGGTCACTCGGTCTCTTCTGTTGTATCGGATTTCTTGCGCCTCTCTTGGATGCTTGCTTTGTATCAATACGAGTTGCACCATCGTCGAATGAGCTCCAGCCCTTGGGTTATTTTCTCTTCCAGCATCTACGGCCTGTCAGTTACCGCCCCACTGTATTCCGTCTCACTCCACCCTGAAACGTCAGCCAGTTATTTTGGCTTTTCGCTACCGAAGCAGCAATATGGATATGATTCATGATCTATGTATTATGTATAGCATACACGCTCTAGATCTTGAATCCGTTTAACCTCAAGCTAACTTCCTCTCTCGACGGTACAACATGAAGACCTTCACTGAGATGCCGCCGTTTGTGATTTCCTTCATACAAAAACAGCATATGTTCTGGGTGGCTACGGCGCCTCTTTCTGCAGATGGACATGTTAATCTTTCACCAAAAGGATTATCTGGTACTTTTCATATCAAAGATGAAAACACCGTTTGGTATGAAGATATGACTGGTAGTGGTATGTAAATTTGTCCTCGAATGTTTCGAGTCGCTCTAATTTGACCTTGGCGTAGGCGTCGAGACCATTGCACACTTGAGAGAGAATGGACGGATGACTATTATGTTCTGCGCATTTGAAGGACCTCCTCAGATCGTGAGGCTACATGGACGCGGTAGGACTTCGTATCGTAAACCGTGTTGAAAGCACTTTAATCAGCATTGTAGGCAAAGTTTACGAGTACGACTCGTCGGAATACAACAAACTTATTCCTCTGAACGAAAGGCAGCCGGGCTCACGGTCTGTCATCATGCTACACATACACAGAGTGGGGACGGTGAGTCGATTATGCTTGGGATTGGTGAAGTTACGTCATAAATCATTACACATAGTCCTGTGGATTCTCTGTTCCGTTCTACACCTTCAAAGGCGATCGCATGCGCCTTCATCAATATTGCGCCAAGTCAGAACGAGCAGATCTGGCAGCGGCTGACGCATCTCAGCCAAGTTTGAATGGACTCGCGACATCATTCCCCGACGAGATTGCAGACAATGGCGTCAGGCGCTACTGGGCAGTTCTCAATAAAACCAGTATTGATGGTCTTCCTGGAATCCAGGACGCGCATAAATCGAAGACGCTCTTCGACCGCGATATTGCTAACAAAGAGTGGAAACAAGAAAGCCTCTCGCGCGCAGCACACCAGCAACATTCGCAGCATCAGACTCTCGGGGTGACAACCTGGGTAGACCCAAAACTTTTAGTTGTATTTGTGCTTGGTGCTTTGACTACTGGATTATGGCGCAACATTATCGTGTCATTGTTCCAAAAGTAAACCAATGATAAAATGGTAGAAGGCCCTTCAGCTCGGAAGCCGCGCACCGACGTGCACAGGCTGTTGAACGTGGCATCATTAAACACGACATCCTGCCACGTTCCTGATGCCGCCGGGCAGAAATGGCCTGATCGTCTCTAATTATCTAGTTCCCCTTTAAAAGAGACGAATTAAGCATTCGCACTGATTTCCCAACGACTCTCAAGTCTCAACTTGACGCGTTGACATGGTCTCCGATGCTTTTGCTCACAAGCCTTTAAAAAAACTCTATCTTTTCGATGTAGACAACACCTTAACTCCTGCACGTCACGTAGGTCGTTGATTCTTTGAACATCTTATCGTTCACCTTTGATCCATTCACAGCCTAGAAGTTTGACACCAGAGTTGCAACAAACATTGTGCGCCCTTCGGGAGAAGGTTGCGATTGGGTTCTTAGGAGGCTCGGATTTTACTAAAATTACCGAGCAACTTCAAACTGGTGATGAAGTCGGTGAGTGTAATTCGTGATGCATACTGTTGAACTTTGACTCAATGCTGATTTATAACGACTTTCCGTGGTACTCATCAGTTCTAGATCAATTCGACTATGGATTCGCTGAGAATGGACTTATTGCGTACAAGCTTGGAAAGCAGcttccatctcaatcctTCATCGAATTCATTGGGGAAGAGCGCTACCAACTCATGGTGAACTTTATTCTTCACTATATCGCTGATCTCGATATCCCTATCAAGAGGTACGCTATGGAATTCCGTTAATTTGATTGATCAACCTGACATGATATATATGTAGGGGCACTTTTGTAGAGTTCCGTCGTGGTATGATAAACGTCAGCCCTATTGGACGTAATGCATCGTACGTGATGTTTCGAAAGAATTTTCAGCAGAACGGGTTTACCTTTCACTTAGCCTACAAGAACGGAAGGATTTCGAAATTCTTGACAATGTGAGCTCCATAACATCCAtgttttggttttgatggCTGAATATTTATCGCAGAAGAAGGGCTATCGCAAAGCCATGATTGAAGCCTTGAAAACCAAGTTCCCTGATTATGGTCTGACCTATTCAATCGGAGGACAGCTTTCTTTCGACATATTTCCCATCGGATGGGACAAGACATTTGCCCTCAGTCATGTCGAAGATGAGAATTTTGAAGAGATTCATTTCTTTGGGGACAAGACACACAAGGCGAGTTTCGTTGGATTCTCTTCAGTTGCTCTTTCGGAAATTGATCATTTGTGCTTGTTGGAAGGGAGGGAATGATCATGAGATTTATGTCGACCCGAGAACCATCGGACACCATGTAGAGAATCCTGAGGACACTCTCCGCATTTTGAAAGCATTGCTCGCCCAGAACACAGTATAAAACAACAGCTGATTGGAAATTTGAACGAGGGCTGACAATACCTAAATGCTATTGATGTAATGAAATTGTAGCCTGTTAAGAATTATGTATTAAGGTTGGGTGGGCCATCCTAGATGTTTTGAATTAACTAAGTTTCAATAGCAAATACTAGTAGTATGGACTCCGAGGAGACATAAAAGTTGTCGACATTATCGAAGTAGAGTAGAAAAGTATTACCAGTAGCAAATAGGTGATTGTTAATCCCCTGTGGCATTAAGTGACTGGTGACTGACGAGTGACTTGTCCAAAGAGGCCCAAACATCACGCTTGGTTGACTGCCAGGGCCAACCCATCAATATATTTAAATCAGTTGACCAAGGACACGCTCGCTTATTGCCACCCCCGTTCGCGTCACTTTCTGCACTCCTTTTTGCGCCAGAACACGACATAGAGACGTGTATTGATCTCGTACGACGAACAGAAATGCCTTCTGAAACGTTATCACAAAGTAAAGAAAATCTACCATTGACACGGGCAAGGT from Psilocybe cubensis strain MGC-MH-2018 chromosome 7, whole genome shotgun sequence encodes:
- a CDS encoding Condensin complex subunit 2; protein product: MAPARRARSPSAAQPNYADTTDEDSEQETPRPHKSLLKKRLSEVYHPDNDGASGSDQSNRPPLRAVNINDDAAEKRRRRKSTKHAVIDSSVLAGPSSETMQTQEVPEPARGGKQKTLQSITPLSINVDMDVMSSNFEEWMKMATDNKINASNSWNFALIDYFHDMSLLRNNDDNSINFQRASYTLDGCVKIWTSRVDSVGTETGKLLSNLETGGKLDEGDDGDNSDNPDGDGTQAKKRKANRGTGATLAKDPASLKNKKPDLEFAVDPLFKKTCADFDEGGASGLLLNHLSLGIGSEGCMRVIFDASDPMGKVEEEDIIEEPEDEIDLTFLRKHFLPDLSVLEDKAISHSLSEFAFAKGPINLNDMTYLNNAVLDNDDDDESNDQNFGTNMDGVGGNEPPVEDFFIGADAVNDDFGGDMGDDYGGDNGSNNGSVGPIGDAEQTAAGPMGIVPFDPRYQPNTRELTLAMNADGGAFDYFDPNLLKNWAGPEHWKLRKNIRKPEAEAGAAKPNKRQKKEAVKIDFTTPSAKDAKEIAKDLFAPVTGKGASINLPGTGTTAGKKGKKKKEKRDDHRLPDDMHFSDQQLVSLFLKPKFRLQMRGTSKRGNVAEGEIDENFWAQAAANQAANRDYDPDADESAPAPFNTQFFHEDDFGGGFDDGFDADVGGMADEDAGEQDLLAATQGQTRRVKPQAVNYTKRAKRVDVRKLKENIWKGLDIVVAKKKPRVREEDGMDVDPEDEEGQTGLTDPNDSRQFSQVISGLQQSYPPDKMEEISTSFCFICLLHLANEQGLKLESTAQDKPTVNEPVQEESDESKIGNIWDIKIYRDPNATQSA
- a CDS encoding Phosphomannomutase 1, giving the protein MVSDAFAHKPLKKLYLFDVDNTLTPARHPRSLTPELQQTLCALREKVAIGFLGGSDFTKITEQLQTGDEVVLDQFDYGFAENGLIAYKLGKQLPSQSFIEFIGEERYQLMVNFILHYIADLDIPIKRGTFVEFRRGMINVSPIGRNASLQERKDFEILDNKKGYRKAMIEALKTKFPDYGLTYSIGGQLSFDIFPIGWDKTFALSHVEDENFEEIHFFGDKTHKASFVGFSSVALSEIDHLCLLEGRE
- a CDS encoding Pyridoxamine 5'-phosphate oxidase family protein ustO, with product MFWVATAPLSADGHVNLSPKGLSGTFHIKDENTVWYEDMTGSGVETIAHLRENGRMTIMFCAFEGPPQIVRLHGRGKVYEYDSSEYNKLIPLNERQPGSRSVIMLHIHRVGTSCGFSVPFYTFKGDRMRLHQYCAKSERADLAAADASQPSLNGLATSFPDEIADNGVRRYWAVLNKTSIDGLPGIQDAHKSKTLFDRDIANKEWKQESLSRAAHQQHSQHQTLGVTTWVDPKLLVVFVLGALTTGLWRNIIVSLFQK